In Dehalococcoidia bacterium, a single window of DNA contains:
- a CDS encoding DUF488 domain-containing protein: MKLFTLGHSIATLQQLMDILSDNAIDVLVDVRSKPRSRLAHFDQVPVQTAVEGAGMRYRFLGDRLGGVPRDPEVQRRWRQGHLDPVIVSHLRGTDEWIDGIGELVGLIAAAGGSNVCIMCSEGDPNECHRKAVALDAAAAIPDLELVHLSIKKSAPSEVGVQEVLM, translated from the coding sequence ATGAAGCTCTTCACCCTTGGCCATAGCATCGCGACTCTCCAGCAGTTGATGGACATCTTGTCCGACAACGCTATCGATGTGCTGGTCGACGTCCGTAGCAAGCCGCGAAGCCGGTTGGCGCATTTCGACCAGGTACCGGTACAGACGGCTGTTGAAGGGGCTGGCATGCGATACCGCTTCCTCGGTGATCGTCTCGGCGGCGTGCCGCGCGATCCCGAAGTGCAGCGTCGCTGGCGCCAGGGGCACCTCGACCCCGTGATCGTCTCTCATCTGCGCGGCACCGACGAATGGATCGACGGCATCGGCGAACTCGTCGGATTGATCGCCGCGGCGGGCGGGAGCAACGTCTGCATCATGTGCAGTGAAGGCGACCCGAACGAGTGCCATCGCAAGGCAGTTGCGCTCGATGCCGCTGCCGCGATTCCAGATCTCGAACTTGTACATCTTTCTATCAAGAAGTCCGCGCCGAGCGAGGTGGGCGTCCAAGAAGTCCTGATGTGA
- a CDS encoding aldehyde dehydrogenase family protein, whose product MAQQYQNFIGGRWVDARSGERFERENPATGAITGSYPRSRRDDVQDAVCAALDAQQRWRRMPAPKRGEILYRAGEILVRNKERYSRELTEEMGKVLPEARGDIQEAIDMTYYMAGEGRRTFGQTTPSELPDKFAMSVRAPVGVVGCITPWNFPMAIPSWKIMPALVTGNTVVFKPSQYAPKSAYNLIKTLEESGIPAGVVNLVFGEGAEAGAGIIDHPAVALISFTGSNAVGKQIALQCAELGKPVSLEMGGKNAITVLDDADVALAIDGAIWSAFGTTGQRCTAASRIIVQGGVYDEFATKFIERAKSMRLGSGLDESTDVGPVVNRQQLEKIASYMPVGKGEGATIATGGGIADGDRLSNGYFFEPTVFVDAKPSMRIAQEEIFGPVTALIKVDSLDEAIDVNNGVPYGLSSSIYTRDVDKAFRAIERIDTGLVYVNAGTIGAEVHLPFGGTRGTGNGHREAGTAALETFTEWKSVYIDYSGRLQKAQIDDV is encoded by the coding sequence ATGGCGCAGCAGTACCAGAACTTCATCGGCGGGCGGTGGGTGGACGCGCGGAGCGGCGAGCGCTTCGAACGTGAAAACCCGGCGACCGGCGCGATCACCGGCAGCTATCCGCGCTCGAGGCGTGATGACGTGCAGGACGCCGTCTGCGCGGCCCTCGACGCGCAGCAGCGGTGGCGCCGCATGCCAGCGCCCAAGCGGGGCGAGATCCTCTACCGCGCGGGAGAGATCCTGGTACGCAACAAGGAGCGTTACTCGCGCGAACTGACCGAAGAGATGGGCAAGGTCCTGCCCGAGGCGCGCGGCGACATCCAGGAAGCCATCGACATGACGTACTACATGGCGGGCGAGGGTCGGCGTACGTTCGGGCAGACGACGCCTTCCGAGCTGCCGGACAAATTCGCGATGTCCGTACGCGCGCCGGTGGGCGTCGTGGGTTGCATTACGCCGTGGAACTTCCCGATGGCGATACCGTCGTGGAAGATCATGCCGGCGCTCGTCACCGGTAATACGGTCGTCTTCAAGCCGTCGCAATACGCACCGAAGAGCGCGTACAACCTGATCAAAACGCTCGAGGAGTCCGGCATTCCCGCAGGCGTCGTCAATCTCGTGTTCGGTGAGGGCGCGGAGGCCGGCGCCGGCATCATCGATCATCCAGCCGTCGCGCTGATCTCGTTCACGGGCTCGAACGCCGTCGGCAAGCAGATCGCCTTGCAGTGCGCGGAGCTTGGCAAGCCGGTCTCGCTCGAGATGGGCGGCAAGAACGCGATCACCGTGCTCGACGACGCCGATGTCGCACTGGCGATCGATGGCGCGATCTGGAGCGCGTTCGGGACGACGGGGCAGCGCTGCACCGCCGCGAGCCGGATCATCGTGCAGGGCGGGGTGTACGACGAATTCGCGACGAAGTTCATCGAGCGTGCGAAGTCGATGCGCCTCGGCAGCGGGCTCGACGAATCGACCGACGTGGGGCCGGTCGTGAACCGGCAGCAACTCGAGAAGATCGCCTCGTACATGCCCGTCGGCAAGGGCGAAGGCGCGACGATCGCGACCGGCGGCGGCATCGCGGACGGCGATCGATTGTCGAACGGCTATTTCTTCGAGCCGACGGTCTTCGTCGATGCGAAGCCTTCGATGCGGATCGCGCAGGAGGAGATCTTCGGGCCGGTGACGGCGCTGATCAAGGTGGATAGCCTCGATGAAGCGATCGACGTCAACAACGGCGTGCCCTACGGACTCAGCTCGTCGATCTACACGCGCGACGTCGACAAGGCGTTTCGCGCGATCGAGCGGATCGACACGGGGCTTGTCTACGTGAACGCAGGCACGATCGGCGCCGAAGTACACCTGCCGTTCGGGGGCACGCGCGGCACCGGCAACGGCCACCGCGAGGCCGGCACAGCGGCGCTCGAGACCTTTACGGAGTGGAAGTCCGTATACATCGACTACAGCGGCAGGTTGCAGAAGGCGCAGATCGATGATGTCTGA
- the speB gene encoding agmatinase, translating to MTAPIFRAPSSPAASPAHAYGVLRHGFASFYAAPVVEDMDDWHADVAFVGVPFDAGTNDRPGARFGPAAVRDASMRYRPEELWSGWIDAEHGGRILADVSMADVGDVNVRTVDLRENFDAITEAARMARRSSRVQAFIGGDHAITFPLVRAYEDTPLTLIQFDAHQDYTDEKSGVRFSHDNHMRRSSELPHVRQIANIGLRGVIEHFEPYEAAQRNGVTIVPAERIVREGVDAAMAPIAGSGSAYVTIDIDVLDPSGAPGTGYPEPGGITYYQLRDALRLVAARYDVVAFDVCEVDPIYDTAAVTTRIAAKLVLDFLGAVFSRLQ from the coding sequence ATGACGGCGCCGATCTTCCGCGCGCCATCATCGCCGGCGGCGAGTCCGGCGCACGCGTACGGCGTGCTGCGGCACGGATTTGCGTCGTTTTACGCGGCGCCCGTCGTCGAAGACATGGACGACTGGCACGCCGACGTCGCGTTCGTCGGCGTGCCGTTCGACGCCGGCACGAACGACCGGCCGGGCGCGCGTTTCGGGCCGGCGGCCGTGCGCGACGCGTCGATGCGCTACCGGCCGGAGGAATTGTGGTCGGGCTGGATCGACGCCGAGCACGGCGGTCGCATCCTGGCGGACGTCTCGATGGCGGACGTAGGCGACGTGAACGTGCGCACCGTCGACCTGCGCGAGAACTTCGACGCGATCACGGAGGCGGCGCGGATGGCGCGTCGCAGCTCGCGCGTGCAGGCGTTCATCGGCGGCGACCACGCGATCACGTTCCCGCTCGTCCGCGCCTACGAGGATACGCCGCTGACGCTCATCCAATTTGACGCGCACCAGGACTACACCGACGAGAAGTCCGGCGTACGCTTCTCGCACGACAACCACATGCGGCGCTCGAGCGAGTTGCCGCACGTGCGGCAGATCGCGAACATCGGACTGCGGGGCGTCATCGAGCATTTCGAGCCGTACGAAGCGGCGCAGCGCAACGGCGTCACGATCGTGCCGGCGGAGCGCATCGTCCGCGAGGGCGTCGATGCGGCTATGGCGCCGATAGCGGGAAGCGGTAGCGCATACGTGACGATCGACATCGACGTGCTGGATCCGTCGGGGGCGCCGGGTACCGGGTATCCCGAGCCGGGCGGCATTACCTACTATCAGCTCCGCGACGCCCTGCGGCTCGTCGCCGCGCGCTACGACGTCGTGGCGTTTGATGTCTGCGAGGTCGACCCGATCTACGACACCGCCGCCGTCACGACGCGCATCGCGGCGAAGCTGGTGCTGGATTTTCTGGGGGCCGTCTTCTCACGCTTGCAATAA
- a CDS encoding DUF6285 domain-containing protein, protein MHDRPSVDELLRAVELLLDTQFVPWLDGARKYNARVASNVIRTVRRELQHEERQLDAEWRGLDVVLGASERPRTLEALRQALRTRNEELAARIREGDADTGEFRALVLAHVRDTVYAKLEVSNPEWITV, encoded by the coding sequence ATGCACGACCGCCCGAGCGTCGACGAGCTGCTGCGCGCCGTCGAACTCCTGCTCGATACCCAGTTCGTGCCGTGGCTCGATGGCGCACGCAAGTACAACGCGCGCGTCGCGTCGAACGTCATCCGCACGGTGCGGCGCGAGCTGCAACACGAGGAGCGCCAGCTCGACGCCGAATGGCGCGGCCTCGACGTGGTCCTCGGCGCGTCCGAGCGCCCGCGCACCCTCGAAGCGCTGCGCCAGGCGCTCCGCACCCGCAACGAAGAGCTAGCAGCGCGCATCCGCGAAGGTGACGCCGACACCGGCGAGTTCCGCGCGCTCGTGCTCGCGCACGTGCGGGACACCGTGTACGCCAAGCTGGAAGTCAGCAACCCGGAGTGGATCACGGTTTAG
- a CDS encoding phosphotransferase family protein — protein sequence MTPDGTPEELTSRLEAFLERSTGGPAVRISDLRRLTGGASRETWSLDAAIGDETLPLILQHDARAALTPASRLLEYRLLEAAREAGVPAPEPMFFGDDSLGGEFFLVRRVDGETLPRRLLREDAYAHTRTVLTSQLGGILAKIHAIPLTAPGIETLPAPPAGESPVAHELARYEQTFRTLAPEPHPAFELALRWLGARLPPPAARRTLVHGDYRMGNVLFDASGVQLILDWELAHAGDPMEDLAWMSVRSWRFGGDKPVGGIGEREEFFAAYETAGGVQVDPERVRFWEIFGNLRWGIICISQARTYLDGRSDSVELASIGRRTAETEWELLSLIE from the coding sequence GTGACGCCTGACGGCACGCCTGAAGAACTGACGAGCCGCCTCGAAGCGTTCCTGGAGCGCTCGACCGGCGGGCCTGCGGTGCGCATCTCTGATCTGCGGCGATTGACGGGCGGCGCATCGCGCGAGACGTGGTCGCTCGATGCCGCGATCGGCGATGAGACGTTGCCGCTGATCCTGCAGCACGACGCGCGCGCGGCGCTGACGCCGGCATCGCGCCTGCTTGAGTACCGGCTGCTCGAAGCCGCGCGCGAGGCCGGCGTCCCCGCGCCAGAGCCCATGTTCTTTGGCGATGACTCCCTCGGCGGCGAGTTCTTCCTCGTCCGCCGCGTCGATGGCGAGACCCTGCCACGCCGGCTCCTGCGCGAAGACGCGTACGCGCACACGCGCACCGTGCTGACGTCGCAGCTTGGCGGCATCCTCGCGAAGATCCACGCGATCCCGCTCACCGCGCCCGGTATCGAGACGCTGCCCGCGCCGCCCGCCGGCGAGTCGCCGGTTGCGCACGAACTGGCGCGCTACGAGCAGACGTTCCGCACGCTCGCACCCGAGCCGCACCCGGCGTTCGAACTGGCGTTGCGATGGCTCGGCGCGCGCCTGCCGCCGCCCGCCGCGCGCCGTACGCTGGTGCACGGCGACTATCGCATGGGCAACGTGCTGTTCGACGCGAGCGGCGTGCAACTCATCCTCGACTGGGAGCTGGCGCACGCCGGCGACCCCATGGAGGACCTGGCGTGGATGTCGGTGCGGTCGTGGCGCTTCGGCGGCGACAAGCCGGTCGGCGGCATCGGCGAACGCGAGGAGTTCTTCGCCGCGTACGAGACTGCGGGCGGCGTGCAGGTGGATCCCGAGCGCGTGCGCTTCTGGGAGATTTTCGGCAACCTGCGATGGGGCATCATCTGCATCAGCCAGGCGCGCACCTACCTCGATGGACGCTCTGACAGCGTCGAACTGGCGAGCATCGGGCGTCGCACCGCAGAGACCGAATGGGAACTGCTCTCGCTCATCGAGTGA
- a CDS encoding mycofactocin-coupled SDR family oxidoreductase has product MAEREFTDKVAFITGAAHGQGRAVALALAREGARIAAFDVAKPLPYPAYELGSQDDLRELQAACRESGSDCLTFVGDVRDDASITTAVDATVAEFGRVDILFNNAGICAYGLTHELTEDAWDAMIDINLKGSWLVARRVIPVMIRQQSGVIINNSSVAGLRGMNRLSHYAASKWGLTGLTRSWAIELAPHGIRVVSIHPTGVNTPMNDGLAQMEGLTPREVAERSAGNLLPVPWIEPEDVAEAVLYLASDRARFVTGSQFVIDAGLLAR; this is encoded by the coding sequence ATGGCAGAACGAGAGTTCACGGATAAAGTCGCGTTCATCACGGGCGCCGCGCACGGACAGGGCAGAGCCGTCGCATTGGCGCTCGCTCGTGAAGGCGCGCGCATCGCCGCCTTTGACGTCGCGAAGCCGCTGCCGTATCCGGCGTACGAACTCGGATCGCAGGACGACCTGCGCGAGCTGCAGGCCGCATGCCGCGAGTCGGGATCGGACTGCCTGACGTTCGTGGGCGACGTGCGCGACGACGCGTCGATCACGACGGCCGTGGATGCGACGGTCGCCGAGTTCGGTCGCGTCGATATTCTCTTCAACAACGCCGGCATCTGCGCCTACGGCCTCACCCACGAACTCACCGAGGACGCCTGGGACGCGATGATCGACATCAACCTCAAGGGGAGCTGGCTCGTCGCGCGGCGCGTGATTCCGGTGATGATCCGGCAGCAGTCCGGCGTCATCATCAACAACTCGTCCGTTGCCGGGCTGCGCGGCATGAACAGGCTGAGCCACTACGCGGCATCCAAGTGGGGCCTCACCGGCCTGACACGCTCCTGGGCGATCGAACTGGCGCCGCACGGCATCCGCGTCGTCTCGATTCATCCCACCGGCGTCAACACGCCCATGAACGACGGCCTCGCGCAGATGGAAGGCCTGACGCCCCGGGAAGTCGCGGAGCGCTCCGCCGGCAACCTGCTGCCCGTGCCGTGGATCGAGCCGGAGGACGTCGCGGAGGCGGTGCTGTATCTCGCCTCCGACCGCGCGCGGTTCGTCACCGGCTCGCAGTTCGTCATCGATGCGGGACTGCTCGCCCGGTAG
- a CDS encoding methionine-R-sulfoxide reductase: protein MADVKYNELTDEERRVIESKGTERPFSGEYDDFYQAGTYVCRRCNAELYRSDDKFDAHCGWPAFDQEIAGAVRRLPDPDGQRVEIECANCGGHLGHVFVGERLTERNTRHCVNSLSMRFVPAG, encoded by the coding sequence ATGGCCGATGTGAAGTACAACGAACTGACCGATGAAGAGCGACGCGTGATCGAGTCGAAGGGGACGGAGCGCCCGTTCTCGGGCGAATACGACGATTTCTACCAGGCCGGCACGTACGTATGCCGTCGTTGTAACGCGGAGCTTTATCGCTCCGACGATAAATTCGACGCCCATTGCGGCTGGCCCGCCTTCGACCAGGAGATCGCCGGCGCGGTCAGGCGCTTGCCGGACCCGGACGGGCAGCGCGTCGAGATCGAGTGCGCGAACTGCGGTGGCCACCTCGGGCACGTCTTCGTCGGGGAGCGGCTGACCGAGCGCAACACGCGGCACTGCGTCAATTCCCTGTCGATGCGATTCGTGCCGGCGGGTTGA
- a CDS encoding MMPL family transporter, which produces MKSLAEFSYRHRWLVLLAWVALLVGAFALSFAFGGEFKTEFKLPGSESQEALDLLEERGVNERTGFFGQVVFRADQGVDDPEVRAAMQSFFDSIERDVEGVDVVSPYDAENAHQIADGGQIAYAEINFSDRSSREYTGDADIIKDVRDDVELQGLQVELGGFLFAEQPEFSSEFVGIAAAVIILLIAFGSLLAMGLPIITALFGVGTGAALIGLVTRLIDVPEFTTSVAAMIGIGVGIDYALFIVTRYRQGLRDGLDPQQAVTLSLDTSGRAVLFAGITVVIALLGMFMLNLEFVRSIAIACVLAVFLTMVASLTLLPALLGFTGRNIDRFGLPHKEAAEESGGESIWYKWSRVIQGHPWPAFLLSAAVLIVLALPVFWLRLGFGDSGNYPESDTTRRAYDVLAEGFGPGFNGSFIIVAETPNGESDVAALDRLKTAIESTEGVSEVTAPQSFASGTIHLFNVYPDSAPQDEETTELVHRIRNDVVPSVIEGDTPVIRLTGDAPGVVDFADYITERLPLFIGSVLVLSFLLLMLVFHSIVVAAKAVIMNLLSIAAAFGAMVAVFQWGIGANLIGLGREGPIEAWTPMMLFAILFGLSMDYEVFLLSRIREEYDRTGDNARAVADGLAATGRVISAAAAIMVCVFGAFVLGGLRDLKLFGFGLAFAIFIDATVVRLVLVPAVMELMGKWNWYLPPFLRWLPVLRVEPDSPAQATPAGRLAQEAGTGGD; this is translated from the coding sequence TTGAAGTCGCTTGCAGAGTTTTCGTACCGCCATCGCTGGCTCGTGCTGCTCGCCTGGGTAGCGCTGCTGGTGGGCGCATTCGCGCTCTCCTTCGCCTTCGGCGGGGAGTTCAAGACCGAGTTCAAGCTTCCCGGCTCCGAGAGCCAGGAGGCCCTGGACCTCCTCGAAGAGCGAGGAGTCAACGAACGGACCGGCTTCTTCGGCCAGGTCGTCTTTCGCGCCGACCAGGGCGTCGATGACCCCGAAGTGCGTGCGGCGATGCAGTCGTTCTTCGACAGCATCGAACGCGACGTGGAAGGCGTCGACGTCGTCAGCCCGTACGACGCGGAGAACGCGCACCAAATCGCCGATGGCGGCCAGATCGCGTACGCCGAGATCAATTTCTCGGACCGCAGCAGCCGGGAGTACACCGGCGACGCCGACATCATCAAGGACGTGCGCGATGACGTCGAACTCCAGGGCCTCCAGGTTGAGTTGGGCGGGTTCCTCTTCGCCGAGCAGCCCGAGTTCTCCAGCGAGTTCGTCGGCATCGCGGCGGCCGTCATCATCCTGCTGATTGCCTTCGGTTCGCTGCTCGCGATGGGGCTTCCGATCATCACGGCGCTTTTCGGCGTCGGCACCGGCGCAGCGCTGATCGGCCTCGTGACGCGCTTGATCGACGTCCCGGAGTTCACGACGTCCGTCGCCGCCATGATCGGCATCGGCGTCGGCATCGACTACGCGCTCTTTATCGTGACACGCTACCGGCAAGGGCTGCGCGACGGCCTCGATCCGCAACAGGCAGTGACGCTGTCGCTCGATACGTCAGGCCGTGCCGTCCTCTTTGCCGGCATCACAGTCGTCATCGCGCTGCTCGGCATGTTCATGCTCAATCTCGAGTTCGTGCGCAGCATCGCCATCGCCTGCGTGCTGGCGGTGTTCCTGACGATGGTCGCGTCGCTCACACTTCTGCCGGCGTTGCTGGGCTTCACCGGCCGCAACATCGACCGCTTCGGCTTGCCTCACAAGGAAGCCGCCGAAGAGAGCGGCGGCGAATCGATCTGGTACAAATGGAGCCGCGTCATCCAGGGCCACCCGTGGCCGGCGTTCCTGCTCAGCGCCGCAGTGCTGATCGTGCTCGCGCTGCCGGTGTTCTGGCTGCGCCTGGGCTTCGGCGACTCCGGCAACTACCCGGAGTCGGATACGACGCGCCGCGCCTACGACGTGCTCGCGGAGGGCTTCGGGCCCGGATTCAACGGCTCGTTCATCATCGTCGCTGAGACGCCGAACGGAGAATCCGACGTCGCGGCGCTCGATCGCCTGAAGACGGCGATCGAGTCGACGGAAGGCGTGTCGGAGGTGACCGCGCCGCAGTCGTTTGCGTCCGGCACGATCCACCTGTTCAACGTCTACCCGGACTCGGCGCCGCAGGACGAGGAAACGACGGAACTCGTCCACCGCATCCGTAACGACGTCGTGCCGTCAGTCATCGAGGGTGATACGCCCGTTATTCGCCTCACCGGCGACGCGCCGGGCGTCGTGGACTTCGCTGACTACATCACCGAGCGGCTGCCGCTGTTCATCGGTTCGGTGCTGGTGCTGTCGTTCCTGCTGTTGATGTTGGTATTCCACAGCATCGTGGTGGCCGCGAAAGCCGTGATCATGAACCTGCTGTCGATCGCGGCGGCGTTCGGCGCCATGGTCGCCGTCTTCCAGTGGGGCATCGGCGCGAACCTGATCGGCCTCGGTCGCGAAGGGCCGATCGAGGCGTGGACGCCGATGATGCTCTTCGCCATCCTCTTCGGCCTGTCGATGGACTACGAGGTCTTCCTGCTCTCGCGGATCCGCGAGGAGTACGACCGCACCGGCGATAACGCCCGCGCCGTCGCCGATGGATTGGCGGCGACCGGACGCGTGATCTCGGCGGCGGCGGCGATCATGGTCTGCGTGTTCGGCGCCTTCGTGCTCGGCGGCCTGCGGGACCTCAAGCTCTTCGGCTTCGGACTCGCGTTCGCCATCTTCATCGATGCCACGGTCGTCCGGCTCGTGCTCGTGCCCGCCGTCATGGAGCTGATGGGGAAGTGGAACTGGTACCTGCCGCCGTTCCTGCGCTGGCTGCCCGTGCTGCGCGTCGAGCCCGACTCGCCCGCGCAGGCGACGCCCGCGGGGCGGCTCGCACAGGAAGCCGGCACCGGCGGCGACTGA
- the crcB gene encoding fluoride efflux transporter CrcB produces MTRSAAGRQILPGRRPGTAGRPPSCDDTLYLIIGGSLGTLARYYGATRVAEWANSNAVGVFAVNVAGAFIIGLFLTLSEERTGLSRDVRLLVATGFLGAFTTFSAIAWDTLQFMEARDFASATLNVAATLACGMAAVWLGAQAARVG; encoded by the coding sequence ATCACCCGTAGCGCAGCGGGAAGGCAGATTCTACCGGGCAGGCGGCCAGGCACTGCGGGCCGCCCGCCCTCATGCGATGACACCCTCTACCTCATCATCGGCGGATCACTCGGGACGCTCGCACGCTACTACGGTGCGACGCGCGTCGCCGAATGGGCAAACTCGAACGCCGTCGGTGTGTTCGCGGTGAACGTCGCGGGCGCCTTCATCATCGGCCTGTTCCTCACGCTCAGCGAAGAGCGCACGGGTCTGTCGCGCGACGTGCGCCTGCTCGTCGCGACGGGCTTCCTGGGCGCGTTCACGACGTTTTCCGCGATCGCATGGGATACGTTGCAGTTCATGGAAGCGCGCGACTTCGCCTCCGCGACGCTGAACGTCGCGGCGACGCTTGCCTGCGGCATGGCCGCCGTGTGGCTCGGCGCCCAGGCGGCGCGCGTGGGCTAA
- a CDS encoding MIP/aquaporin family protein, with translation MADDDMMVPARDYTADHFMDDDLLDAWIRPLIAEMIGPFALVFFGAGSILLAATQGYNNGGTLVMVALAHGLAIGLMVAAAGHISGGHYNPAVTIALFFGGKIGLLKSIGYIAAQLIGAAVAALILRELFDDSVANFASAVPVVNYDEAGGAADGIIFGRANALILEMILTFFLVYVIIGTAVDSRGPHAIASLAIGLTITMDILVGGPLTGAAMNPARHFGPALVEGEWKDAWIYWVGPIIGGTVASIVQNYILIPRNVGFPEVTPSEHHP, from the coding sequence ATGGCCGACGACGACATGATGGTCCCCGCCCGGGACTACACCGCCGACCACTTCATGGACGACGACCTGCTGGACGCGTGGATTCGTCCCCTGATCGCCGAAATGATTGGTCCCTTCGCCCTCGTCTTCTTCGGCGCCGGGTCGATCTTGCTGGCGGCGACGCAGGGGTACAACAACGGCGGCACGCTGGTCATGGTGGCGCTCGCCCACGGACTCGCGATCGGCCTCATGGTCGCGGCGGCGGGTCACATCTCGGGCGGGCACTACAACCCCGCGGTGACGATTGCCCTGTTCTTCGGCGGCAAGATCGGCCTCCTGAAATCAATCGGCTACATCGCCGCGCAGCTTATCGGCGCCGCGGTCGCCGCGTTGATCCTGAGGGAGTTGTTCGACGATTCCGTTGCGAACTTCGCCTCTGCGGTACCCGTGGTGAACTACGACGAGGCCGGCGGCGCGGCGGATGGCATCATCTTCGGTCGCGCCAATGCGCTGATCCTGGAGATGATCCTCACGTTCTTCCTCGTGTACGTGATCATCGGCACGGCCGTCGATTCGCGCGGCCCGCACGCCATCGCATCGCTCGCGATCGGCCTCACGATCACCATGGATATCCTCGTCGGCGGGCCGCTGACAGGCGCGGCGATGAACCCGGCGCGGCACTTCGGACCGGCGCTGGTCGAGGGTGAATGGAAGGACGCCTGGATCTACTGGGTTGGCCCGATCATCGGCGGGACCGTCGCATCGATCGTCCAGAACTACATCTTGATCCCGCGAAACGTCGGCTTCCCGGAGGTCACCCCGTCGGAGCATCACCCGTAG
- a CDS encoding NADH:flavin oxidoreductase: MPYFQYRTLDELRDAVAALDVDLPVTDDLSALAAGVRIGPLTASNRMAVHPMEGCDGNLDGTPGELTFRRWRRFAEGGAALLWGEATAVAPDARANPRQLLISPDTAPELKRLLDATRAAHRARFGSTDGFIVGVQLTHSGRWSHPAPIIVQHGAAIDALKGCERAPLLSDADLERLEDRFADAAALAAKIGFDFIDIKQCHTYLLNELLGAYTRDGAYGGDYEHRTRFVRNVFAKIRARLGDAIILATRMNVFDSLPYVAAADGFGVPAPHEVPYRNAWGTDPHDPSRPLLDEPLRLIGDLRAHGLAMVNVSMGSPYYNPHIGRPFEKPPVDGYTPPEHPLRGVERHMRLTAAVQRAYPDLPVVGTGYSWLRHYALNTGAANITSSAVSMVGLGRGALAYPDFAADALERGAMERDKSCVGVSYCTALMRAKHNDLGQYATGCVPRDRLYAAALKDANRTEGWR, translated from the coding sequence ATGCCGTACTTCCAGTACCGCACACTCGACGAGCTGCGCGACGCCGTCGCCGCGCTGGACGTCGACCTGCCCGTGACAGACGATCTGTCAGCGCTGGCGGCAGGCGTGCGGATCGGGCCGCTGACGGCGTCGAATCGGATGGCCGTACACCCGATGGAGGGTTGCGACGGCAACCTCGATGGCACGCCCGGCGAACTGACGTTCCGCCGCTGGCGGCGCTTCGCGGAAGGCGGCGCGGCTCTGCTCTGGGGCGAGGCTACCGCAGTTGCGCCTGACGCCCGCGCCAACCCGCGCCAACTGCTGATCTCGCCGGACACAGCGCCCGAGTTAAAGCGCCTGCTTGATGCGACGCGTGCCGCCCATCGCGCGCGTTTCGGGTCGACCGACGGCTTCATCGTCGGGGTGCAACTCACGCATTCGGGCCGCTGGTCTCATCCGGCGCCGATCATCGTCCAGCACGGCGCGGCGATCGATGCGCTGAAGGGCTGCGAACGCGCGCCGCTGCTGTCCGATGCGGACCTCGAGCGGCTCGAAGATCGCTTCGCGGACGCTGCCGCCCTTGCCGCGAAGATCGGTTTCGATTTCATCGACATCAAGCAGTGCCACACCTACCTGCTCAACGAACTGCTCGGCGCCTACACGCGCGACGGTGCGTACGGCGGCGACTACGAGCATCGCACGCGCTTCGTGCGCAACGTCTTCGCCAAAATCCGCGCGCGGTTGGGCGATGCGATCATCCTGGCGACGCGCATGAACGTGTTCGATAGTCTGCCGTACGTAGCCGCCGCCGATGGGTTCGGCGTGCCCGCCCCGCACGAAGTTCCCTACCGGAATGCTTGGGGCACAGACCCGCACGACCCCTCGCGGCCGCTGCTGGACGAGCCATTGCGCTTGATCGGCGACCTTCGCGCACATGGCCTCGCGATGGTGAACGTGTCGATGGGAAGCCCCTACTACAATCCGCACATCGGCCGGCCGTTCGAGAAGCCGCCCGTCGACGGCTACACGCCGCCGGAGCACCCGCTCCGAGGCGTCGAGCGGCACATGCGGCTGACCGCCGCGGTCCAGCGTGCGTACCCCGACCTGCCCGTCGTCGGCACCGGCTATTCGTGGCTGCGGCACTACGCGCTGAACACCGGCGCAGCGAACATAACGAGCAGCGCCGTTTCGATGGTCGGCCTGGGGCGCGGCGCGTTGGCGTATCCGGACTTCGCCGCCGACGCGCTGGAAAGGGGAGCGATGGAGCGCGACAAGTCGTGCGTCGGTGTCAGCTACTGCACGGCCCTCATGCGCGCGAAGCACAACGACCTGGGTCAGTACGCGACGGGGTGCGTGCCCCGCGATCGGCTCTACGCCGCCGCCCTCAAGGACGCCAACCGCACTGAAGGCTGGCGCTGA